From the genome of Verrucomicrobiia bacterium, one region includes:
- a CDS encoding ATP-binding protein: MSLARISTAARCCRFIRHFCGGAGLIGWTLSRVLAAPGLPAHYDLRVWQTDEGLPQNTVTALAQTPDSYLWVGTRGGLRRFDGVRFTSTAEMEISHLEQASITALCVTRDGALWVAGEARGLTRLAADHPQSFTQTNGLADNQVQCLFEASDGTLWIGSETGLTYFRDGRFTSMSAAWPLRNNSVKALAEGPDGILRVATVTGLASINSQGVVSAENFGLGPMRGILKAAWLDRAGQLWLGATDGLSCLAAGHRTNFVEHQSLPEKITTAVREDRLGQLWVGSYGGLLRRVNGAVLPWARNKMGINDMVNTIFEDQERNLWVGGRDGLYRLTPTRFVSLTTQDGLSYNNVTSVCEDRAGDLWFGTWGGGVNRWRDGQFTVVNETSGLTHDMVLSLWPKRDGSLMVGMDAPGGVNQLTAALTNVFTQNSELIPAPVRVIYEDRRGTTWVGTARGLNAQRANQMDTYTMTNGLVGSNITAICESRSGRLWIGTEAGLCFTDDDATGQFVSAPEVPAGYVNTLYEDAETNLWISIRGVGVSRWRDGSVVTYGLREGLASDEVFEILEDEAGNFWMSGLRGIFRISRWQFDNLASAQNRQLNCTVFGPEDGLATAQCNGVAQPSGWKGTDGRLWFATIRGALIVEPGIKLNPLPPRVVIEEVVRDQQVVPRAAEPRNGREVVRVPPGRGRLGIHFTALSLQAAEKNEFRYRVAKLDPQWIEAGHQRIAYFDVLPPGRYEFEVLASNNDGVWAVDGARLLLEILPHFWQTWWFRLSVAALVLIAAGGLYRVRVARLRGLENLRRKIAADLHDDIGSRLTKLAMLTESAEREMAPNNPGKAPLQKISRTVQDMTRAMDEIVWTVNPRNDTLDSLANYIFHYAQEYFQHTHVRCRLQLPPALPDARISTGQRHNLFMAVKEALNNVLKHAAATEVQVGLNVTDKELTLTISDNGRGHETMSADPTGIGVQTMQQRLTKIGGRFEMTTNAEGGTLITLHLPGDWA; this comes from the coding sequence ACCGTTACCGCCCTGGCGCAAACTCCGGACAGTTATCTCTGGGTGGGAACACGGGGCGGTTTACGCCGTTTCGATGGCGTCCGCTTTACCTCCACGGCGGAGATGGAAATCTCTCATCTTGAACAGGCCTCCATCACGGCTTTGTGCGTAACCCGCGATGGCGCGTTGTGGGTGGCGGGCGAGGCGCGCGGGTTGACGCGGCTGGCGGCGGATCACCCGCAGTCATTTACCCAAACCAACGGACTGGCGGATAATCAGGTGCAATGCTTGTTTGAAGCCAGTGACGGCACGCTATGGATCGGCAGTGAAACCGGTTTGACTTATTTTCGCGATGGCCGGTTCACCTCCATGTCGGCGGCCTGGCCCTTGCGCAATAATTCGGTCAAAGCCCTGGCCGAGGGGCCGGATGGGATTTTACGGGTCGCCACGGTGACGGGGCTGGCCAGCATTAATTCCCAGGGTGTGGTTAGTGCGGAAAACTTTGGTCTGGGGCCGATGCGCGGCATTTTGAAAGCGGCGTGGCTGGATCGGGCCGGACAACTTTGGTTGGGCGCCACGGATGGGTTGTCTTGCCTGGCCGCAGGTCATCGCACCAATTTTGTCGAGCACCAGTCATTGCCCGAGAAGATTACCACTGCCGTCCGCGAGGATCGCCTGGGCCAATTGTGGGTAGGCTCGTATGGCGGATTATTGCGGCGGGTCAATGGCGCCGTGTTGCCGTGGGCGCGAAACAAAATGGGCATCAACGACATGGTGAACACTATTTTCGAGGATCAGGAGCGGAATCTTTGGGTGGGCGGACGGGATGGCTTGTACCGGCTGACGCCGACCCGGTTTGTCTCCTTAACCACGCAGGACGGCTTGAGCTACAACAACGTCACGTCCGTTTGTGAGGATCGCGCGGGCGACCTGTGGTTCGGCACCTGGGGCGGAGGCGTGAACCGTTGGCGCGATGGCCAGTTCACGGTGGTGAACGAAACCAGTGGATTAACGCATGACATGGTTTTGTCCTTGTGGCCCAAACGCGACGGCAGCCTGATGGTGGGAATGGACGCTCCTGGAGGCGTAAACCAACTGACTGCGGCATTGACCAATGTGTTCACGCAGAACTCCGAGCTGATTCCCGCACCGGTGCGGGTGATCTACGAGGATCGTCGCGGAACCACCTGGGTGGGCACCGCGCGTGGTTTGAACGCCCAACGCGCCAATCAAATGGACACCTACACCATGACGAACGGCCTGGTGGGCAGCAACATCACGGCGATTTGTGAGAGCCGCTCGGGACGGCTGTGGATCGGCACGGAGGCGGGCCTGTGTTTCACCGATGATGATGCGACGGGGCAATTTGTGTCCGCGCCCGAGGTGCCCGCTGGTTACGTCAACACGTTGTACGAGGATGCGGAAACCAATCTGTGGATCAGCATTCGCGGGGTGGGAGTGAGCCGTTGGCGTGATGGAAGCGTGGTTACTTATGGGCTTCGCGAGGGGCTGGCGAGTGATGAGGTGTTCGAGATTTTGGAAGATGAGGCGGGCAATTTTTGGATGAGCGGTTTGCGCGGGATTTTCCGAATCAGCCGCTGGCAATTTGACAATCTCGCGTCGGCACAAAACCGACAGTTGAACTGTACCGTGTTCGGCCCGGAGGACGGCCTGGCGACCGCGCAGTGCAACGGGGTGGCCCAGCCTTCGGGGTGGAAGGGGACTGATGGTCGGCTGTGGTTTGCCACCATTCGCGGGGCGTTAATCGTCGAGCCAGGAATTAAATTAAATCCGTTGCCGCCCCGGGTGGTGATTGAGGAAGTCGTGCGTGACCAGCAGGTGGTGCCGCGCGCGGCGGAGCCGCGGAATGGCCGCGAGGTGGTGCGAGTGCCGCCGGGACGGGGGCGTTTGGGAATCCATTTTACCGCGCTCAGTTTGCAGGCGGCGGAGAAAAATGAGTTTCGCTATCGGGTGGCCAAACTGGACCCGCAATGGATCGAGGCGGGCCACCAACGGATTGCTTACTTCGATGTCCTGCCGCCGGGCCGCTACGAGTTTGAAGTGCTGGCCAGCAATAATGACGGCGTGTGGGCGGTGGATGGCGCGCGCCTGCTCCTGGAGATTCTGCCGCACTTCTGGCAGACGTGGTGGTTCCGTTTGAGCGTGGCGGCGCTGGTGCTGATCGCAGCCGGGGGACTGTATCGGGTTCGCGTCGCCCGGCTGCGGGGATTGGAAAATTTGCGCCGGAAGATCGCGGCGGATTTGCATGACGACATCGGCTCGCGTTTGACGAAGCTCGCCATGTTGACGGAATCCGCGGAGCGCGAAATGGCGCCGAACAATCCGGGCAAAGCGCCGCTGCAAAAAATTTCCCGAACGGTTCAGGACATGACGCGGGCCATGGATGAAATCGTTTGGACGGTCAATCCGCGCAACGACACGCTCGATAGTCTGGCCAATTATATTTTTCATTATGCGCAGGAGTATTTTCAACACACGCACGTGCGTTGCCGCCTGCAATTGCCGCCCGCTTTGCCGGACGCGCGGATTTCCACCGGGCAGAGACACAACCTGTTCATGGCGGTCAAAGAGGCGCTGAACAATGTGCTGAAGCACGCGGCCGCAACCGAGGTGCAGGTGGGTTTGAATGTGACCGACAAGGAATTGACGCTGACGATCAGCGATAACGGACGCGGACATGAAACCATGTCTGCCGATCCGACGGGGATCGGGGTGCAAACCATGCAACAGCGTCTGACGAAAATTGGCGGCCGATTCGAGATGACGACCAATGCCGAGGGCGGCACCTTGATTACGTTGCATTTGCCGGGGGATTGGGCGTGA